Genomic window (Candidatus Aminicenantes bacterium):
CCAGGAAGACGTCTTGCGGGTGCGTGTCGAACAGCCCCTGGACGTCGCGGCCGTAGTCGAACGAGCCTTCCATGAGATAGCCGGTGCGGCCCTGCGACCAGACGAGATACAGGGCCGAGCCCGGCGTATACTCCCAGCGCACAACCAGGTTGGAGCGGAACTGCCGGAAGCTGAAGTCGGGATTGGCGAAGGCGTAATCGGCGGCGCCGTCCCCATTCTCATCCACGACATATTGGGATCCGGCCGCGTCATAGGAAGCGCTTCCGCCGAAAAGCCGGAAACGATCGTCCATGGACTTGGACCTGGGGTTGGTGATGCGCTTGAAATCCCGATAGCGCCCCGCGGACACGAAGGGCATGCCGTAGTATTGAACGGTCAGGTTCGGGGTCAGGCTGTAGTTGAGCCGCAGCGTCAGGCCCAGCGTCTTCTGTTCGATCGTCCCGAAGATGTAGCGGGGATCCGCGCCAATCGCCTGCGTTCCGACGTACTGGAGGATGTTATGGCTCCGCTCGTACATCGGCATGATCGAGATCTGGAAGGCCGAGCTGGGGATGATGGTCAGACCCGGCTGGAATTGCACGTCCGAGCTGTCGCCGTTCCCTCGGCCGAAGGCCCCGCCCATCACGGATGCGCGGATCTTCTTCCGCATGTCGGTCTCGATGTTGAACCAGGTGCTGTATCCGGACGGGAAGCGCAGGGAGGGACCGCCGCGCAGCGAGGATGCGGAGATTGACTGGCCCTGGATGTTGTAACCGAACCCCGCCCGCCAATAGTTTTTGAGATTGAAGTTGAGGTTGATGTTGCCGCCCTTGAAGATGGTCTCGCCGCCAAAGTTGTACCCCGACCATTCGTTGAAGTTGATGTTGACGCTGCGAAACGGCCCCCAGGGCTCGTAGATCCGGTAGCCGGCCCAGACATATGGCATGGCCACGTCCGTCTGCCGCAGATAGCCCACGTCGTTGAGCTCCAGGCCCGGCGAGCGCCAGGTGACGCCGGCGACGTAATTCCAATGCCCGCCGCCCTGCTTGCCCAGCTCGATATTGCCGCCGGTGCCCATGAGAAAGGTGCGGGATGGGTCGAGGCTCAGATAAGCGGCGTCGGGCCGCTGAAAGTAATGGGTCGGCGAAAGCTGGGTCTCGAGAATCGCCCGCGTCGTTCCTTGGACGCGGCTGACCACGCCTTTGAACGAGACGTAGTAGTTCTTATTGTTCCAAGTGTGGAGGAAATCGATTCCGCCCGAGTAGGCCGCGCCGTGCAGAAAGTCGAGGGCGCCGTCGCCGAGCCGGCGGTTGACGGCCGTGACCATGCCGCCCAGGATCGTCTGTCCGCCGTTCCAGTCCTGTTGGCCGCGCAGGACGAAATAGCTGGTCAGGGGCTCGACGGGAATGTCGCCATAGATGCCGCCGGCGAAGATCGAGGCGCTTTCCCGGGATGTCACGCTCTCCAGGAGCCCGAGCGAGAATCCGGACTTCGTCTTGCCGGACAGCTTGAACGCGCCCAGGATGGAGGTCGAGCCGGGCTGGTCGGCAAATCCGTCGACCGCAGGGGCGTAATGCGGCTCGCGGCCGATACGCCGGGAGTAGAAGAGATTGTCCTGGGCGAAGTCGCCGTCGCCGCCCATGAGCTGAAAGTTGTAGATGTTGCGCCCCTCGACGAAGAAAGGCCGCTTCTCCTCGTAGAATGTCTCGTAGGCGGTCAGGTTGACGACGGACGGGTCGGCCTCGACCTGGCCGAAATCGGGGTTGATGGTGAAGTTCATGGTCAGATCGCTGGTCAGACCGACCTTGCCGTCGACTCCGCCGAGCAGGGACTGCTTGCCTCCGGTCGCGAAGGGATTGCCGGGCACGGCCCGTTGGGACTGCAGGCTGCCTACGGTGTAGGGCATGATCTCGATCTGGTGAGGGGCCGCCAGTCCCTCGAGCCCGTGCATCTCCCCGAAGAGATGGACGATCCCCGAGGCGTTGCGCGGAATGAGCTGCCAATCGGACGACTCGTTGTTGCGGAAGAGGTTGCGGCGGACCTGCAAACCCCAGATTTGGTCGTCCTTGGGGCTGAAGCGGATCTGCGACAGGGGGATGCGCATCTCCGCCGTCCAGCCGTCAACACCCGCCGCCGTGGCCACGTCCCAGATGGGATCCCAGCTCATGTCCTCCTCGTTGCCGTTGGACTGCCCGTCGTTGACCAGAAGCTGGTCGGACTTGACGCCTGCCGCGTTGACGCTGAAGACGAAAGCGGTCAGGTGATCGAACAGGCTGTCGACGGCCACCGTGATCAGGTCGCCGTCGGCCTGGTCCCGCCGCGACATGCGCCGCTCGATCTTGCCGGACTGGGAATCAGAAGCTCGGACTCCGACGTAGATATGCTTGTCGTCGTAAAGAACCTTGAAGGCGGTCTGTTCCGAGGGATCCCGCCCTTCGTAGGGTTGGCTTTGGATGAAACCGTCCCCCCAGGCGGCCTTGGCCCAGGCGCCGTCATCCAGTCGGCCGTCGATCGCGGGAGGCGCGGACTCGATACGGACGGCGGTATAGCTCTTTTTAGATGTCGCGGCGGAGCCGTTCGGGGCTTGGGCCGCGCCAAGGGGGGCGGCCAGAGCGACGGCGAGGAGTGCCGGAATAAAGGTCTTACGGACGTTGGGCATGATCAACCTCGGACGGGCAAATGGGGGACGTCATGGATATAGACTGGCCGACCCCGGAAAAGGTTGACCAAAGATCGAAAAAAGAGATCGCGAAAGATCAGTCCGCCTTGGCCCCTCCGAAGTGCAGGAAGAACCCGACCGAGAACTGGAAGAACGAAGGGTTGATCTTCATCGTCAGGGTCCGGCCGCGGGCGGCGATCTCGTCCAG
Coding sequences:
- a CDS encoding DUF5916 domain-containing protein gives rise to the protein MPNVRKTFIPALLAVALAAPLGAAQAPNGSAATSKKSYTAVRIESAPPAIDGRLDDGAWAKAAWGDGFIQSQPYEGRDPSEQTAFKVLYDDKHIYVGVRASDSQSGKIERRMSRRDQADGDLITVAVDSLFDHLTAFVFSVNAAGVKSDQLLVNDGQSNGNEEDMSWDPIWDVATAAGVDGWTAEMRIPLSQIRFSPKDDQIWGLQVRRNLFRNNESSDWQLIPRNASGIVHLFGEMHGLEGLAAPHQIEIMPYTVGSLQSQRAVPGNPFATGGKQSLLGGVDGKVGLTSDLTMNFTINPDFGQVEADPSVVNLTAYETFYEEKRPFFVEGRNIYNFQLMGGDGDFAQDNLFYSRRIGREPHYAPAVDGFADQPGSTSILGAFKLSGKTKSGFSLGLLESVTSRESASIFAGGIYGDIPVEPLTSYFVLRGQQDWNGGQTILGGMVTAVNRRLGDGALDFLHGAAYSGGIDFLHTWNNKNYYVSFKGVVSRVQGTTRAILETQLSPTHYFQRPDAAYLSLDPSRTFLMGTGGNIELGKQGGGHWNYVAGVTWRSPGLELNDVGYLRQTDVAMPYVWAGYRIYEPWGPFRSVNINFNEWSGYNFGGETIFKGGNINLNFNLKNYWRAGFGYNIQGQSISASSLRGGPSLRFPSGYSTWFNIETDMRKKIRASVMGGAFGRGNGDSSDVQFQPGLTIIPSSAFQISIMPMYERSHNILQYVGTQAIGADPRYIFGTIEQKTLGLTLRLNYSLTPNLTVQYYGMPFVSAGRYRDFKRITNPRSKSMDDRFRLFGGSASYDAAGSQYVVDENGDGAADYAFANPDFSFRQFRSNLVVRWEYTPGSALYLVWSQGRTGYLMEGSFDYGRDVQGLFDTHPQDVFLVKFSYCFQL